The Castanea sativa cultivar Marrone di Chiusa Pesio chromosome 11, ASM4071231v1 genome contains a region encoding:
- the LOC142617430 gene encoding uncharacterized protein LOC142617430: protein MNSTRCATDTRMAAGLPETEEEEEMQGQIYTYWCHECDMSVNLISRSLSHSQCPHCNSSDFLELMDSTITTTTTTQQQDSYFLDNPTLLHRFFLLHHNEEDDNNNNKNNHFDSSSLSTITISSSMLDSDPVLLCAICKDDLLLHSQAKQLPCSHLYHSQCILPWLSSHNSCPLCRFQLPTTAAAAAGTLSFRDFLHDEVEQEQDWLGFTNTLRHIARRQTMIAAAAAAASGDQHLDLDDNDHNAHIILP from the coding sequence ATGAACAGCACCAGATGCGCCACCGACACCAGAATGGCTGCTGGGCTTCCTGAgaccgaagaagaagaagagatgcaAGGGCAAATATACACATACTGGTGCCATGAATGTGACATGAGCGTTAATTTGATCTCTCGTTCTCTTTCCCATTCCCAATGTCCTCACTGCAACAGTAGCGATTTCCTGGAGCTCATGGATTCCACCATAACTACAACAACAACTACCCAACAACAAGACTCCTACTTTCTTGACAACCCCACCCTCCTCCACCgcttcttcctcctccaccACAATGAAGAAGacgacaacaacaataacaagaaCAACCACTttgactcttcttctctctccacCATCACCATCTCCTCATCCATGCTGGACTCGGACCCAGTTCTTCTCTGTGCCATTTGCAAGGACGACCTTCTCCTCCACTCCCAAGCCAAGCAGCTACCTTGCTCTCATCTCTACCATTCTCAATGCATTCTCCCCTGGCTCTCTTCCCACAACTCCTGCCCTCTCTGCCGCTTCCAACTCCCCaccaccgccgccgccgccgccgggACACTCTCCTTTCGTGATTTCCTCCACGATGAGGTGGAGCAGGAACAGGATTGGCTTGGCTTTACCAACACTCTCAGGCACATTGCCCGCAGACAAACCATgattgctgctgctgctgctgctgcttctGGAGATCAACATTTGGACCTTGATGACAATGACCACAATGCTCATATCATTCTACCTTAA
- the LOC142615011 gene encoding uncharacterized protein LOC142615011 translates to MVFAKSNSSFLTSLLLSHTRILDQNFSLSPSPKISLSTRMMMMMDSDLGHMLMKVAVFFLVQALVYLILSNSSSIFSKNTQRSFSFKPARSVSINRILAAISDMPAGGEPSPLPRGPQSPIKENSRPHEHTS, encoded by the coding sequence ATGGTCTTTGCTAAATCCAATTCATCATTTCTCACCTCTCTTTTGCTATCACACACACGCATACTCGATCAAAACTTTAGCCTCTCTCCCAGTCCAAAAATCTCATTATCAAcaagaatgatgatgatgatggataGTGATTTAGGACACATGCTTATGAAGGTGGCCGTGTTTTTTCTAGTACAAGCTTTGGTGTATCTCATACTTTCAAACTCATCAAGCATCTTCTCCAAAAACACCCAGAGATCATTTAGTTTCAAACCAGCTCGGTCTGTAAGTATTAACAGAATTCTTGCTGCAATTAGCGACATGCCTGCTGGTGGCGAGCCGTCTCCTCTTCCAAGAGGCCCTCAGTCTCCAATCAAGGAAAATTCAAGGCCTCATGAGCACACATCTTAG
- the LOC142617077 gene encoding VQ motif-containing protein 17-like: protein MMKPHLCKPSSAASTQLSMHKHSREISKLKPKIRIIHIYAPEVIKTEPANFRELVQRLTGKPAEMMKSNRNSTTCSTTRSPPSKNLMSFYREPSCSTIEMHDAFANLQNGVRIKEEDEEEFWRNENLNGFFDGFSDLDGFIEELS, encoded by the coding sequence ATGATGAAGCCACATTTATGTAAACCAAGTTCAGCTGCTTCTACTCAGCTTTCCATGCACAAACACTCACGGGAGATATCAAAGCTCAAGCCAAAGATTCGTATAATTCACATATATGCACCAGAAGTCATAAAGACAGAACCTGCAAATTTTCGAGAGCTTGTTCAGAGACTCACGGGAAAACCTGCAGAGATGATGAAGAGTAATAGGAACAGTACTACATGTTCAACAACAAGAAGCCCACCAAGCAAAAATTTAATGAGTTTCTACAGGGAGCCAAGCTGCAGCACCATAGAAATGCATGATGCTTTTGCCAATTTGCAAAATGGGGTGAGAATAAaggaggaagatgaagaagaattTTGGAGAAATGAAAACTTAAATGGCTTCTTTGATGGTTTCTCTGACTTGGATGGTTTCATTGAAGAGTTGAGTTAA